In a genomic window of uncultured Flavobacterium sp.:
- a CDS encoding translocation/assembly module TamB domain-containing protein produces MSLPVVQTKIADYITETLNKDFNVNISVEKTSINIFGGVKLKKVLILDHHKKTMIYADIVATDILALKRLVDGDLIFGDIRLTGLIFNLKTYKNEHENNLNVFIQAFEKGPKSPKSSKHFLLTAKNAYIDRGAFSVVDENKNTPKFLDFKKLNAYISDFKLYGPDVNTIIHRFSFLDHRGLYVSNFAGKFSYTKKQIKVESLAIKTKRSWIYGKAILNYKIEDFLDFTDKVKFNVAMDSASIASNDIRYFYDGLGKNQHFRIRTKIRGTLNNLNLRHLKLSDTNGSKIAGTINFRNLLGDKTQKFSMQGKFDKLISSYDNLVVLLPGVLGKKLPKELQRIGKFNIVGKAKVSTTDLETDFKMITDLGNGQANLHMNNMDFIDRASYSGNIILDNFNIGALLARKDIGKTTLNLDVEGVGFTEKYLNTIIKGDIAKLDYNKYTYNNIVVNGNFKLPYYKGQVSISDPNLNLTFDGLVDLSKRESKYDFHINVENADLRKLKFVDDSISNFTGDAVVEVTGNSIENLQGNVYIKDAVYQNPKSTYAFDEVKISSNFDVDRLRTITISSNDVVNGKIVGKFQFAQLDKLVMNSVGSLYTNYKPYKVKKGQFLNFNFHVYDKVVEMLYPEVNIDSSTVVRGKIDSDLQEFKFKFRSQKITAAKNTFDNIRINIDNKNTLYNAYVELDSIKTPYYKVRDFSLINVTAKDTLFVRSEFKGGDKGQDYYNLNLFHTIDKNKNNIVGIKKSEMKFKDYLWYLNEDEEKDNQIVFDQYFKNFTIDNIVLSHENQKIDLNGIIKGKDYKDVVLNFEDVDINKITPFNSKFVFNGNLNGKVNYKQNKSVYQPTASIVIDHLNLNKTELGTLNFDIAGDESFRKFTVNSSIQNGFTESFRANGTFAIENKETLLDLNLKLEGFNLATLGSVGGDVLSNVRGSVSGNAAVVGNLKKPEINGRLYVEKAGMTIPYLNTDYELSDRTVIDLTDEKFLFRNNQLTDTKYGTKGLLNGTIEHHNFGDWKLDLTITSKRLLALDTKDSEDAAYFGTAFINGTASIKGPTDGLFIKVDAKSEKGTEVKIPINNAQSVGESSWIHFVTPKEKYNLANGIVEKTKNYNGLELEFDFDITPDAEVEVILDRNSGHGMKGKGYGSLLFKINTLGKFNMWGDFQAYEGTYNFKYGGLIDKKFSVKKGGSITWEGNPMKAQLNLEAVYKTSANPAVLLDNTSSFNKKVPVEVVIGLRGDLTSPEPNFDIQFPSVSNVLKSEIQYKLDDKDIRQTQALYLLSTGSFMSTDGFSQGDLSGTLTETASSLLGGIIKSDNDKVNIDLNYISADKRLGQEADGQFVANISSQVNERITINGKLGVPVGGVNESAIVGDIEILYRVNEDGSMNLRLFNKENDINYVGQGIGYTQGVGISYEVDFDTFSELVNKIFKDHKLERAIKSSNNDLQDSNLNPDFVNFSNKKDAEKNKKDKDKKGAEKKQEPKNPPPQNNNEGLIPDNDF; encoded by the coding sequence TTGTCTTTGCCTGTGGTTCAGACAAAAATCGCCGATTATATTACAGAGACATTAAACAAGGATTTTAATGTAAATATTAGCGTTGAAAAAACTTCAATAAACATTTTTGGCGGCGTAAAGCTGAAAAAAGTACTGATTTTAGACCATCATAAAAAGACAATGATCTATGCAGATATTGTAGCAACTGATATTTTGGCATTAAAAAGATTGGTAGATGGAGATCTTATTTTTGGAGATATTCGTTTAACGGGTTTAATTTTTAACTTAAAAACGTATAAGAATGAACATGAAAACAATCTTAATGTTTTTATTCAGGCGTTCGAAAAAGGTCCAAAATCTCCCAAATCAAGCAAACATTTTTTATTAACTGCCAAGAATGCTTACATCGACAGAGGCGCTTTTTCTGTTGTTGATGAGAATAAAAACACACCAAAATTTCTTGACTTTAAAAAATTAAACGCTTATATCAGTGATTTTAAATTGTATGGTCCGGATGTAAATACAATAATTCACAGGTTTTCTTTCTTAGATCATCGTGGTTTGTATGTCTCTAATTTTGCAGGGAAATTCAGTTATACCAAAAAACAAATTAAAGTCGAAAGTTTAGCTATAAAAACCAAAAGATCTTGGATTTATGGTAAAGCTATTTTGAATTATAAAATTGAAGATTTCTTAGATTTTACCGATAAAGTTAAGTTTAATGTCGCAATGGATTCGGCTTCGATTGCTTCAAATGATATTCGTTATTTCTATGACGGATTAGGTAAAAATCAACATTTTAGAATCAGAACTAAGATTAGAGGAACACTAAATAATCTTAATTTAAGACATCTTAAACTTAGTGATACAAACGGTTCTAAGATTGCGGGAACTATTAATTTCAGAAATCTTTTGGGTGACAAAACGCAAAAGTTTTCGATGCAGGGAAAGTTTGATAAACTGATTTCCAGTTATGATAATCTGGTTGTTTTATTGCCAGGCGTTTTAGGAAAAAAACTTCCGAAAGAACTGCAAAGAATCGGTAAATTTAATATTGTTGGTAAAGCAAAAGTCTCGACAACTGATTTAGAGACAGACTTTAAGATGATAACTGATTTAGGAAACGGTCAGGCAAATTTGCATATGAATAATATGGACTTTATTGACAGAGCGTCTTATTCAGGAAATATTATTTTGGATAATTTTAATATTGGAGCTTTATTAGCCCGGAAAGATATTGGAAAAACTACACTAAATCTTGATGTTGAAGGTGTTGGTTTTACAGAGAAATATCTGAATACAATTATAAAAGGTGATATTGCAAAATTAGATTATAATAAATACACCTATAATAATATTGTAGTAAACGGGAATTTTAAATTACCTTATTATAAAGGACAAGTTTCGATAAGTGATCCAAATCTGAATTTGACATTTGACGGTTTGGTTGATTTAAGCAAAAGAGAAAGCAAATATGATTTTCATATTAATGTTGAAAATGCCGATTTGCGAAAACTAAAATTTGTTGATGATTCGATTTCTAATTTTACTGGAGACGCCGTTGTCGAAGTAACCGGAAATTCGATCGAAAATCTTCAGGGAAATGTTTATATTAAGGATGCAGTTTATCAAAACCCAAAATCTACTTATGCTTTTGATGAAGTAAAGATCAGTTCTAATTTTGATGTAGATCGCTTGAGAACAATTACAATTAGTTCGAACGATGTTGTAAACGGAAAAATTGTCGGTAAATTTCAGTTTGCACAATTGGATAAGCTGGTTATGAATTCGGTAGGAAGTTTGTATACCAATTATAAACCTTATAAGGTCAAGAAAGGTCAGTTTTTGAATTTCAATTTCCATGTTTACGATAAAGTGGTCGAAATGTTGTATCCGGAAGTTAATATAGATTCGTCGACTGTTGTACGTGGCAAAATCGATTCAGATCTTCAGGAGTTTAAATTTAAATTTAGATCTCAGAAAATTACTGCGGCAAAAAACACTTTCGATAATATCCGAATTAATATTGATAATAAAAATACGCTTTATAATGCTTATGTGGAGTTAGATAGTATCAAAACTCCTTATTATAAGGTACGAGATTTTAGTTTGATTAATGTTACTGCAAAAGACACGCTTTTTGTTCGTTCAGAATTTAAAGGTGGAGATAAAGGTCAGGATTATTACAATCTGAATTTATTTCATACAATAGATAAAAACAAAAATAATATCGTTGGAATCAAGAAATCTGAGATGAAGTTTAAAGACTATTTATGGTATTTAAATGAAGACGAAGAAAAAGATAATCAGATTGTTTTTGATCAGTATTTCAAGAATTTCACGATAGATAATATTGTGCTTTCGCATGAAAATCAGAAGATCGATTTAAATGGTATTATAAAAGGTAAAGATTATAAAGATGTTGTTCTGAATTTTGAAGATGTCGATATAAATAAGATCACGCCGTTTAATTCGAAGTTTGTATTTAATGGTAATTTAAATGGTAAGGTAAATTATAAGCAGAATAAAAGTGTTTATCAGCCTACGGCATCTATTGTTATTGATCATCTTAATTTGAATAAAACAGAATTAGGAACGCTGAATTTTGATATTGCGGGTGATGAAAGCTTTAGAAAGTTTACGGTAAATTCTTCGATACAAAACGGATTTACAGAATCATTTAGAGCAAACGGAACTTTTGCAATCGAAAATAAGGAAACTCTTTTAGATCTGAATTTAAAGCTCGAAGGATTTAATCTGGCGACTTTAGGTTCGGTTGGAGGCGATGTTTTATCAAATGTGAGAGGAAGTGTTTCCGGAAATGCTGCTGTTGTCGGGAATCTTAAAAAACCGGAAATCAATGGACGTTTGTATGTTGAAAAAGCCGGAATGACAATTCCGTATCTTAATACAGATTATGAGTTGAGTGATCGAACGGTAATTGATTTAACGGATGAGAAATTTTTGTTTAGAAATAACCAATTAACCGATACTAAATACGGAACGAAAGGTTTGTTGAACGGAACTATTGAGCATCATAATTTCGGCGATTGGAAACTAGATTTGACTATAACTTCTAAACGATTATTGGCACTTGATACAAAAGATAGTGAAGATGCGGCTTATTTTGGAACGGCATTTATTAACGGAACTGCAAGTATAAAAGGTCCAACGGATGGTTTGTTTATTAAGGTAGACGCTAAATCTGAGAAAGGTACGGAAGTTAAGATTCCTATTAATAATGCCCAAAGTGTTGGAGAAAGCAGTTGGATTCATTTTGTGACACCAAAAGAAAAATACAATCTGGCAAATGGTATCGTTGAGAAAACGAAAAACTATAACGGACTTGAATTGGAGTTTGATTTTGATATTACGCCAGATGCCGAAGTCGAAGTAATCCTGGACAGAAATTCCGGACACGGTATGAAAGGAAAAGGTTACGGATCGTTATTATTTAAAATTAATACGCTTGGTAAGTTTAATATGTGGGGAGATTTCCAGGCATACGAAGGAACTTACAACTTTAAATACGGAGGTTTAATTGATAAAAAATTCTCGGTTAAAAAAGGAGGATCTATTACTTGGGAAGGAAATCCAATGAAGGCGCAGCTTAATCTGGAAGCAGTTTATAAAACATCGGCAAATCCGGCTGTTTTATTAGACAATACTTCTTCGTTCAATAAGAAAGTTCCAGTAGAAGTTGTGATTGGATTAAGAGGAGATTTAACGAGTCCGGAGCCTAATTTTGATATTCAGTTTCCATCTGTAAGTAACGTTCTTAAATCTGAGATACAATATAAGTTAGATGATAAAGATATTCGTCAGACACAAGCCTTGTATTTGTTGTCTACAGGTTCGTTCATGAGTACAGACGGGTTTAGTCAGGGCGATTTATCAGGAACTTTGACAGAAACTGCGTCTAGTTTATTGGGTGGTATTATAAAATCTGATAATGATAAAGTTAATATTGACTTGAATTATATTTCGGCAGATAAAAGACTTGGGCAAGAAGCCGATGGTCAGTTTGTGGCTAATATTTCATCTCAGGTAAACGAAAGAATTACGATCAACGGTAAATTAGGAGTTCCGGTTGGAGGTGTAAACGAATCTGCAATTGTTGGAGATATCGAAATTTTATATAGAGTTAACGAAGACGGATCTATGAATCTTCGTTTGTTTAATAAAGAAAATGATATCAATTATGTAGGGCAGGGAATTGGTTATACTCAAGGAGTTGGTATCTCGTATGAAGTAGATTTTGATACTTTTAGCGAATTGGTAAATAAAATATTTAAAGATCATAAACTCGAGAGAGCTATAAAAAGTTCTAACAATGATTTGCAGGATTCTAATTTAAATCCTGATTTTGTCAATTTCTCGAATAAAAAGGATGCCGAGAAGAATAAAAAGGATAAAGACAAGAAAGGCGCGGAGAAGAAGCAAGAACCGAAAAATCCGCCGCCTCAAAACAATAATGAAGGTTTAATTCCTGATAACGACTTTTAA
- a CDS encoding TrmH family RNA methyltransferase, with translation MQLTHEENQFQRKTFPITLVCDHIYFQQNIGSLFRIAEAFGVENIIFLGKDIPLTPRKINKTSRSTHLHVPHSVIEETSVLKDYLLQNNFEIIALEIASNSKPLKEVVIPDNKKIALLLGSEIDGISDELLKISNQIVHINMFGQNSSMNVVQAASIALYEITSL, from the coding sequence GTGCAGCTTACTCACGAAGAAAATCAATTTCAAAGAAAAACATTTCCGATAACACTGGTTTGTGATCACATATATTTTCAACAGAATATTGGTTCTCTCTTTAGAATTGCTGAAGCTTTTGGTGTCGAAAATATCATCTTTTTAGGAAAAGATATTCCGCTGACGCCCCGTAAAATCAACAAAACTTCAAGAAGCACGCATCTTCACGTGCCTCATTCTGTAATCGAAGAAACTAGTGTTCTTAAAGATTACTTACTTCAAAATAACTTTGAAATTATTGCTTTGGAAATCGCAAGCAATAGTAAACCTCTTAAAGAAGTTGTTATTCCTGACAATAAAAAAATTGCACTTTTACTGGGAAGTGAAATCGATGGAATCTCAGACGAACTTTTAAAAATTTCAAACCAAATTGTCCACATAAATATGTTTGGCCAAAATTCAAGCATGAATGTGGTGCAGGCCGCAAGTATAGCTTTATACGAGATTACTTCTTTGTGA
- a CDS encoding AI-2E family transporter, with protein sequence MITSKTISNGILRALATILIIAAILFFLYEIQTVIVYLCVSLLLCLLANPLVQFLRKRLKFSNSLAATTALIIFILAIVGFILLFVPLIISQANNLSLLDTNQLQHQFIESEKSIETYFNIQHVDFDKVLKNPKVTSLLDFSYFTAFLNSIFGFMADMGMGLVSVFFITFFFIKDQDAFKVSARKILPDTNEDKILNSVTKINHFLTRYFIGLLLQLTVVFILYFIVLIIFGNKNAFVIAFLCAILNIIPYIGPIIGTILAGILTMISLIGSDFRSEILPTTIYVIIGFLLVQAIDNNISQPIISSKSVNSHPLEIFLVTLISGITFGIVGMIIAIPVFTMLKVILKEFFPNNKIVSILTERI encoded by the coding sequence ATGATAACATCTAAAACTATTTCAAACGGAATCCTAAGAGCTTTGGCAACAATCTTAATTATCGCCGCCATTTTATTCTTTTTGTACGAAATACAAACCGTAATTGTTTATTTATGTGTTTCCTTGTTATTATGTTTGCTTGCCAATCCGTTGGTACAGTTTTTAAGAAAAAGATTGAAATTCAGTAATTCACTTGCCGCAACAACTGCGCTGATTATTTTTATACTTGCAATTGTTGGTTTTATTCTATTGTTTGTTCCGTTGATTATTTCGCAAGCCAATAATTTATCTTTATTAGATACCAATCAGTTACAACATCAATTTATTGAAAGTGAGAAAAGTATCGAAACTTATTTCAATATTCAGCATGTTGATTTTGACAAGGTTTTAAAGAATCCTAAAGTAACTTCATTATTAGATTTTAGTTATTTCACAGCATTTCTAAACTCTATTTTTGGGTTTATGGCCGATATGGGAATGGGATTGGTTTCTGTATTTTTTATTACTTTCTTCTTTATAAAAGATCAGGACGCTTTTAAAGTTAGCGCAAGAAAAATTCTTCCTGATACAAATGAAGATAAAATTCTAAACTCAGTTACAAAAATAAATCACTTTTTAACCCGCTATTTTATTGGTTTATTGCTTCAATTAACGGTTGTGTTTATTCTGTATTTTATTGTTTTAATAATTTTTGGAAATAAAAATGCTTTTGTAATTGCGTTTTTATGTGCCATTTTAAACATTATTCCTTACATCGGACCAATTATCGGAACTATATTAGCCGGAATTTTAACGATGATTAGTTTAATTGGAAGTGATTTCAGATCTGAAATTCTGCCTACAACTATATATGTAATCATTGGCTTTTTGCTGGTTCAGGCGATTGATAATAATATTAGTCAACCTATAATTTCGTCAAAAAGTGTAAATTCGCACCCGCTGGAAATATTCTTAGTTACTTTAATCAGCGGAATTACTTTTGGAATCGTCGGAATGATTATTGCAATTCCTGTTTTTACAATGCTGAAAGTAATTTTGAAAGAGTTTTTTCCTAACAACAAAATTGTCTCCATATTAACCGAAAGAATTTAA
- a CDS encoding 16S rRNA (uracil(1498)-N(3))-methyltransferase yields the protein MQLFYNPDIDETTETFSFDKEESRHIIKVLRKKDSDILHVTNGLGLLFETEITLASDNKCIVEVLSIKKSPEPKYRLHLAVAPTKMNDRFEWFLEKATEIGIQEITPIICDRSERKVINIERFEKIILSAMKQSNETYLPKLNEAISFKEFIKQQNEGLQLIAHCEETDKKSLKDVLKPNENVTLLIGPEGDFSEKEIALALENNFQPVTLGNTRLRTETAAVVACHSVVFFNETPN from the coding sequence ATGCAATTATTTTACAATCCTGATATTGACGAAACGACTGAAACTTTTTCTTTTGATAAAGAAGAAAGCCGCCATATTATAAAGGTTTTACGCAAAAAAGATTCAGATATTCTACACGTTACAAATGGTTTGGGATTATTATTTGAAACCGAAATTACGCTTGCTTCTGATAACAAATGTATTGTTGAAGTACTTTCGATAAAAAAATCTCCTGAACCTAAATATCGCTTGCATCTTGCAGTAGCACCAACCAAAATGAACGATCGTTTTGAGTGGTTTCTGGAAAAAGCTACCGAAATTGGAATTCAGGAAATTACACCAATAATTTGTGATCGTTCTGAACGTAAAGTGATTAATATAGAGCGTTTTGAAAAGATTATTCTTTCGGCAATGAAACAATCTAACGAAACTTATTTGCCAAAATTAAATGAGGCAATTTCGTTTAAGGAATTCATAAAGCAACAAAATGAAGGTTTACAATTAATCGCACATTGCGAAGAAACCGACAAGAAATCATTGAAAGATGTTTTGAAACCAAATGAAAACGTAACGCTTTTAATTGGTCCTGAAGGAGATTTTTCGGAAAAAGAAATTGCATTGGCTTTAGAAAATAATTTTCAGCCGGTTACTTTAGGAAATACTCGTTTGCGAACTGAAACTGCAGCAGTTGTGGCTTGTCATAGTGTGGTGTTTTTTAATGAAACGCCTAATTAA
- a CDS encoding DUF4159 domain-containing protein has translation MKKILFLFLLISVSSFSQEIALLKYSGGGDWYANPTSLPNLIKFCNANINTRIKPKPSTVEPSNPDLLSYPFVHMTGHGNVVFSNSDVANLRNYLNGGGFLHIDDNYGMDQYIRKEIKKIFPNNNLVELPANHPIFQKPFPFPNGLPKIHEHDGTRAQAFGIFIDNKLVLLYTYECDLGDGWEDAEVHNDPLAVREKALKMGANIINYIFTN, from the coding sequence ATGAAAAAAATATTGTTTCTGTTTTTATTGATTTCTGTTTCTTCATTTTCACAAGAAATTGCTTTGCTTAAATACAGTGGCGGCGGTGATTGGTATGCAAATCCAACTTCTTTGCCTAACTTAATTAAGTTTTGTAATGCAAACATTAATACCCGAATAAAACCAAAACCTTCTACGGTTGAACCAAGTAATCCGGATTTGCTTTCGTATCCTTTTGTTCATATGACGGGACACGGAAATGTCGTTTTTAGCAATTCTGATGTTGCTAATCTTCGAAATTATCTAAATGGCGGAGGATTTCTTCATATTGATGATAATTATGGAATGGATCAATATATTCGAAAAGAAATCAAAAAAATATTCCCTAATAATAATTTAGTCGAACTTCCGGCAAATCATCCAATTTTTCAAAAACCGTTTCCATTTCCGAATGGATTACCAAAAATTCACGAACATGATGGAACTCGTGCTCAGGCTTTTGGGATTTTTATAGACAATAAACTTGTTTTATTATATACTTACGAATGTGATTTAGGTGATGGCTGGGAAGATGCAGAAGTGCATAACGATCCATTGGCCGTTCGAGAAAAAGCATTAAAAATGGGTGCTAATATTATCAATTATATCTTTACCAATTAA
- the pfkA gene encoding 6-phosphofructokinase, whose amino-acid sequence MPKTIKKVGVLTSGGDSPGMNAAIRAVVRTCAYHNIECIGIYRGYQGMIEGDFKEMGPRSVNNIVNKGGTILKSARSVEFRTPEGRKKAHENLLKAGIDALVVIGGDGSFTGGLIFNSEYNFPVMGIPGTIDNDIFGTTHTLGYDTALNTVVDCIDKIRDTASSHNRLFFVEVMGRDAGHIALNAGIGAGAEEILIPEEDLGLERLLDSLQKSKASGKSSSIVVIAEGDKIGKNVFELKDYVEANLPEYDVRVSVLGHMQRGGSPSCFDRVLASRLGVKAVESLIEGKSNYMVGLREDKVALTPLEQAIKGKSEIDRELLRVSDIMST is encoded by the coding sequence ATGCCAAAAACAATAAAAAAAGTTGGTGTTCTAACATCGGGAGGAGACTCACCTGGAATGAATGCCGCAATACGAGCAGTTGTTCGAACGTGCGCTTACCATAATATAGAATGCATTGGAATTTATAGAGGATACCAAGGAATGATCGAAGGTGATTTCAAAGAAATGGGACCTCGTAGTGTAAATAATATTGTAAACAAAGGTGGAACGATCTTGAAATCAGCTCGTTCAGTTGAGTTTAGAACCCCTGAAGGTAGAAAAAAAGCTCATGAAAATCTTTTGAAAGCAGGAATAGATGCTCTTGTTGTCATTGGAGGAGACGGAAGTTTTACCGGAGGTTTGATTTTTAATTCTGAATATAATTTCCCAGTAATGGGAATCCCAGGTACAATTGATAATGATATTTTTGGTACAACTCATACATTAGGATATGATACTGCCCTGAATACTGTTGTAGATTGTATTGATAAAATTAGAGATACTGCAAGTTCTCACAACCGTCTGTTTTTTGTAGAGGTTATGGGTAGAGATGCCGGACACATTGCTCTTAATGCCGGAATTGGTGCAGGTGCCGAAGAAATTCTTATTCCTGAAGAAGATTTAGGTTTGGAGAGATTATTAGATTCTCTTCAAAAAAGTAAAGCTTCTGGAAAATCATCAAGTATAGTAGTTATTGCTGAAGGAGATAAAATTGGTAAAAACGTATTCGAATTAAAAGATTACGTTGAAGCTAACTTGCCTGAATATGACGTGAGAGTTTCTGTTTTAGGACACATGCAACGTGGTGGATCACCATCTTGTTTTGACCGTGTTCTTGCAAGCCGTTTAGGTGTAAAAGCAGTAGAATCTTTAATCGAAGGTAAATCAAACTATATGGTTGGTTTACGCGAAGACAAAGTGGCTTTGACTCCACTTGAGCAAGCGATTAAAGGTAAATCTGAAATTGATAGAGAATTGTTGAGAGTGTCAGACATTATGTCGACATAA
- the tsaD gene encoding tRNA (adenosine(37)-N6)-threonylcarbamoyltransferase complex transferase subunit TsaD produces MQNSEVFILAIESSCDDTAAAVLHNDKVLSNVVANQLIHNQYGGVVPELASRAHQQNIVPVIDAALRKANVQKEQLTAIAFTQGPGLMGSLLVGSSFSKSLSLALKIPLIAVNHMHAHILAHFIDEEGFDKPEFPFLALTISGGHTQIVKVNGFFDMEIIGETTDDAVGEAFDKSAKILGLPYPGGPLIDKYAKEGNPKAFAFTKPKVPGLDFSFSGLKTAILYFIQKEKLKNPNFIEENLNDICASIQYTIIEILMDKLKLAVKETGITQIAIGGGVSANSGIRTRLKESEAKYGWKTFVPKFEYTTDNAAMIGIVGYQKYLSSRFETSAVVSKARIQF; encoded by the coding sequence ATGCAAAATTCAGAGGTTTTTATTCTTGCCATCGAAAGTTCATGCGATGATACTGCTGCCGCGGTTTTACATAACGATAAAGTACTTTCAAATGTTGTGGCTAATCAGTTAATTCACAATCAATATGGCGGTGTCGTTCCTGAATTAGCTTCAAGAGCACATCAGCAAAATATTGTTCCGGTAATTGATGCTGCACTTCGTAAAGCAAATGTACAAAAAGAACAATTAACTGCCATTGCCTTTACACAAGGTCCAGGTTTAATGGGATCTTTATTAGTGGGAAGTTCATTTAGTAAATCGCTTTCATTAGCGCTAAAAATTCCGTTAATCGCTGTCAATCATATGCATGCCCATATTTTGGCTCATTTTATAGACGAAGAAGGTTTTGATAAACCTGAGTTTCCATTTTTGGCCTTAACCATTAGTGGAGGTCATACTCAAATCGTGAAAGTAAACGGTTTCTTTGATATGGAAATTATCGGAGAAACCACTGATGACGCGGTTGGAGAAGCTTTTGATAAAAGTGCCAAAATCCTTGGACTTCCTTATCCGGGCGGACCTTTGATCGACAAATATGCCAAAGAAGGAAATCCGAAAGCTTTTGCTTTTACAAAACCAAAAGTTCCGGGATTAGATTTTAGTTTCTCCGGATTAAAAACTGCAATTTTATACTTTATTCAGAAGGAAAAATTAAAGAATCCGAATTTCATCGAAGAAAATCTGAATGATATTTGTGCTTCTATTCAATATACAATCATCGAAATTTTGATGGATAAATTGAAATTGGCCGTAAAAGAAACCGGAATCACACAAATTGCAATTGGTGGCGGAGTTTCGGCAAATTCAGGAATTAGAACCCGATTGAAAGAAAGTGAAGCTAAATATGGCTGGAAAACTTTTGTTCCAAAATTCGAATACACAACAGATAATGCCGCAATGATTGGAATTGTAGGATATCAAAAATATTTATCAAGTCGTTTTGAAACTTCTGCTGTAGTTTCTAAAGCGCGAATTCAATTTTAA
- a CDS encoding zinc metalloprotease, whose protein sequence is MKKVLITAFTALVLFSCQNDQSEAAGSETSATARRGCATQEVLEAQLKADPMLAIRMNEIEAYTNKAMLSGKLVNGKVQIPVVVNVLYKTAAQNISDAQIQSQIDVLNKDFNALNSDYNSVPALFAGVKANVGISFVLDQIIRKSTTKTSWGTNDAVKKVAQGGLAPTSPTTKLNLWACAIGGGILGYAQFPGGASATDGVVIDSRYFGLSGAANAPFNLGRTATHEVGHWMNLRHIWGDATCGSDLVSDTPTHNEENYGVPAYPHYSTCSGTPVEMTMNYMDYVDDNAMYMFSNGQKSRMAAIFLSGGPRAAFGI, encoded by the coding sequence ATGAAAAAAGTTCTGATTACCGCATTCACAGCGTTAGTGCTGTTTTCTTGTCAAAATGACCAATCTGAAGCTGCTGGCTCAGAAACAAGTGCAACAGCTCGTCGTGGATGCGCCACACAAGAAGTTTTAGAAGCGCAATTAAAAGCTGATCCGATGTTAGCGATCAGAATGAATGAAATTGAAGCATACACAAACAAAGCAATGCTTTCCGGAAAACTTGTAAATGGCAAAGTTCAAATTCCGGTTGTAGTAAATGTTTTGTACAAAACAGCTGCTCAGAATATATCTGATGCTCAAATTCAATCTCAAATTGATGTTCTTAACAAAGATTTCAATGCATTAAACTCAGATTACAATAGCGTACCTGCTCTTTTTGCTGGTGTAAAAGCTAATGTTGGTATTTCTTTTGTTCTTGACCAAATCATCAGAAAATCAACTACAAAAACTTCATGGGGTACAAACGACGCTGTGAAAAAAGTTGCACAAGGTGGTTTAGCGCCAACTTCGCCAACTACAAAACTTAACTTATGGGCTTGCGCAATTGGCGGCGGAATCCTGGGTTATGCACAATTTCCTGGAGGAGCTTCTGCTACAGACGGAGTTGTAATTGATTCTAGATATTTTGGATTATCAGGTGCTGCAAATGCTCCTTTTAACTTAGGTAGAACTGCAACTCACGAAGTTGGTCACTGGATGAACTTACGTCACATCTGGGGAGATGCAACTTGCGGAAGCGATTTAGTATCTGATACTCCAACTCACAACGAGGAAAACTATGGTGTACCTGCTTACCCTCACTACAGTACTTGTTCTGGTACTCCTGTAGAAATGACAATGAATTACATGGATTATGTTGACGATAACGCAATGTACATGTTCTCTAACGGGCAAAAAAGCAGAATGGCTGCAATATTCCTTTCTGGAGGTCCAAGAGCTGCTTTTGGAATCTAA